A genomic stretch from Marinobacter fonticola includes:
- the betB gene encoding betaine-aldehyde dehydrogenase, whose protein sequence is MSLPVYPSFVDGHYLSNQSGETFDVVNPATGAVIYQVEQADETVMAAAVDSAERGFREWAALTGLERGRILNEAALLLRERNDELAEIEVLDTGKPWQEASVVDVITGADAVEYFAGQASSIEGISQPVGPDFFYTRREPLGVCAGIGAWNYPLQIACWKSAPALACGNSMIYKPSEETPLGALKLAEIFIEAGVPAGVFNVVQGDYRVGQMLTGHPRIAKVTFTGEAETGRTVMGDAAKTLKSVTMELGGKSPMVIFDDADLDQAVSGAMMGNFYTQGEVCTNGTRVFVQRAVYDQFLEKLANRTENNIVAGDPMNPETNLGALISADHRDKVMQFIETGESEGARLVTGGVGLRPAGVENGYFVAPTVFADCRDDMTIVREEIFGPVMAVLPFDDEDEVVRRANDTEYGLAAGVFTRDLMKAHRVIHRLEAGICWINSWGASPAEMPVGGYKLSGLGRENGREAIEHYTQTKSVYVGMVPLEAPF, encoded by the coding sequence ATGAGTCTTCCTGTTTACCCATCGTTTGTCGATGGCCACTACCTATCCAATCAGAGCGGTGAAACCTTTGATGTCGTCAACCCGGCCACCGGCGCGGTGATCTACCAGGTGGAGCAGGCCGACGAGACGGTCATGGCCGCGGCAGTGGACAGCGCTGAACGCGGTTTTCGCGAGTGGGCCGCGCTGACCGGTCTTGAGCGCGGCCGTATTCTTAACGAAGCGGCACTACTGCTGCGCGAGCGTAACGACGAGCTGGCGGAAATCGAAGTACTGGATACAGGCAAGCCCTGGCAGGAAGCCAGCGTCGTGGATGTGATCACCGGTGCGGATGCGGTGGAGTATTTCGCCGGCCAGGCATCCAGCATCGAAGGTATCAGCCAGCCGGTAGGCCCCGATTTTTTCTACACCCGCCGCGAGCCGTTGGGTGTCTGTGCGGGTATCGGCGCCTGGAACTACCCCCTGCAGATCGCTTGCTGGAAGTCGGCGCCGGCGCTGGCTTGTGGTAACAGCATGATCTACAAGCCGTCCGAGGAGACGCCGCTGGGCGCCCTCAAGCTGGCGGAGATTTTTATAGAGGCTGGCGTTCCGGCCGGTGTCTTCAATGTGGTACAGGGCGATTACCGCGTCGGTCAGATGCTGACGGGCCATCCACGTATCGCCAAAGTGACGTTTACCGGCGAGGCCGAGACTGGCCGCACAGTTATGGGCGATGCGGCGAAGACCCTCAAGTCCGTCACCATGGAGCTGGGCGGCAAGTCGCCGATGGTGATTTTCGACGATGCGGATCTCGATCAGGCGGTCTCCGGCGCCATGATGGGCAACTTCTACACCCAGGGTGAAGTCTGCACCAACGGCACCCGGGTGTTTGTCCAGCGCGCTGTCTACGACCAGTTCCTCGAAAAACTGGCCAACCGCACCGAGAACAACATCGTTGCCGGTGACCCCATGAATCCCGAGACCAACCTGGGTGCCCTGATCAGCGCCGACCACCGTGACAAAGTGATGCAGTTCATCGAAACCGGCGAGAGCGAGGGTGCGCGTCTGGTTACCGGCGGCGTAGGTTTGCGCCCGGCGGGCGTTGAGAACGGCTACTTCGTCGCGCCCACGGTGTTTGCCGACTGCCGGGACGATATGACCATCGTCCGTGAGGAAATTTTCGGCCCGGTCATGGCGGTGCTGCCGTTTGACGACGAGGATGAAGTGGTCCGGCGCGCTAACGATACCGAATACGGCCTGGCCGCAGGCGTGTTTACCCGGGACTTGATGAAGGCGCATCGGGTCATCCATCGGCTCGAGGCCGGTATCTGCTGGATCAACAGCTGGGGCGCGTCGCCGGCGGAAATGCCGGTGGGCGGCTACAAGCTATCGGGCCTGGGCCGGGAAAACGGCCGTGAGGCCATCGAACATTACACCCAGACCAAATCGGTTTACGTGGGGATGGTGCCTCTTGAAGCGCCGTTTTGA
- the betI gene encoding transcriptional regulator BetI, translated as MARLDVESIRRQQLIDATLKVIETNGFQGATIGKIAEASGMSVGIVSHYFGGKQGLLEAAMRHLLASLCGDVLRSMEARPDTPRERLMAIVDANFSSVQTDPQSAKTWLAFWTQAMHSPELMRLQRVNERRLLSNLQYYLKALLPADRVKGIAQTIAALIDGFWLRAAMSEGRIEPDEAIALCKTYIDQAIQANNGVRS; from the coding sequence ATGGCAAGGCTGGATGTAGAATCAATCCGGCGTCAGCAACTGATTGACGCCACGCTGAAGGTCATTGAGACCAACGGTTTCCAAGGCGCGACCATCGGCAAGATCGCTGAGGCGTCCGGGATGTCCGTAGGCATTGTGAGCCACTATTTCGGTGGCAAACAGGGGTTGTTGGAAGCGGCGATGCGACACCTGCTGGCCAGTCTGTGCGGTGACGTTCTGCGCAGTATGGAGGCGCGCCCCGACACGCCGCGAGAGCGGTTGATGGCGATTGTCGACGCTAACTTTTCCAGTGTGCAGACCGATCCCCAATCGGCGAAGACCTGGCTGGCGTTCTGGACTCAGGCTATGCACAGCCCTGAGCTGATGCGCCTGCAGCGGGTCAATGAGCGCCGCCTGCTATCCAACCTGCAGTACTACCTCAAAGCCTTGTTACCCGCTGACCGGGTCAAGGGCATAGCCCAAACCATTGCCGCCCTGATCGACGGCTTCTGGCTTCGCGCCGCCATGAGTGAAGGCCGCATCGAACCGGATGAGGCCATCGCATTGTGTAAGACCTATATCGATCAGGCGATTCAGGCGAATAACGGAGTGCGATCATGA
- a CDS encoding lysine exporter LysO family protein — MFASALLILVPLFVGFAIHLENRRALTWVNHGVEGLVYLILGLLGISLGQLDGLAEQLSRMTGQVLILVGALLVANLAGLWLWHRWQPMTLEAADQPEGSLSYRRLFLGAVRPLGSVMVGMLLGYALLPKLTWVEDLASAALMLLLFLIGLQLRNAGLSLRRLLMNRQGLGIALTLGATSLLAGLAIAPFYDLPLMDVMALVSGFGWYSLSGIVVGDALGPAWGGVAFLNDVLREIIALVIIPLLIAQRPAVAIGYGGATAMDFTLPIIRRSGGLACVPVAIASGFILSFISPVLMGLFLAG; from the coding sequence ATGTTTGCCAGCGCTTTGCTGATCCTGGTGCCGCTTTTTGTCGGCTTCGCGATTCATCTGGAGAATCGACGAGCGCTCACCTGGGTCAACCATGGCGTAGAAGGATTGGTCTACCTGATCCTTGGGCTTCTGGGCATTAGCCTGGGCCAACTTGACGGCCTCGCCGAGCAGCTCAGCCGCATGACCGGACAGGTACTGATCCTGGTCGGAGCGCTGCTGGTGGCTAATCTCGCCGGTCTTTGGTTATGGCATCGCTGGCAGCCCATGACACTCGAAGCCGCCGACCAGCCGGAAGGCAGCCTCAGCTATCGTCGGCTGTTCCTGGGTGCTGTGCGTCCGCTGGGGTCGGTAATGGTGGGGATGCTGCTGGGCTATGCGCTTCTGCCAAAACTGACCTGGGTTGAGGATTTGGCCAGTGCCGCATTGATGCTGTTGCTGTTTCTGATCGGCCTGCAGTTGCGTAACGCCGGTCTTTCCCTGCGCCGGTTGCTGATGAATCGTCAGGGGCTGGGCATTGCGCTCACACTGGGAGCGACGTCGCTGTTGGCGGGTCTGGCCATTGCGCCGTTCTACGATCTGCCGCTGATGGACGTTATGGCGCTGGTGTCAGGGTTCGGCTGGTACTCGCTGTCCGGCATTGTGGTGGGTGATGCCCTGGGCCCAGCCTGGGGTGGTGTGGCTTTCCTCAACGATGTGTTGCGGGAAATCATCGCGCTGGTGATTATCCCATTGCTCATCGCCCAGCGCCCCGCCGTGGCGATTGGCTATGGCGGGGCTACCGCGATGGATTTCACCTTGCCGATTATTCGCCGTAGCGGCGGTCTTGCCTGCGTGCCGGTGGCGATTGCCTCCGGATTTATCCTTTCGTTTATCTCACCGGTGCTGATGGGGCTTTTCTTGGCTGGGTGA
- a CDS encoding PA4575 family protein, whose protein sequence is MKLHYFSGRTPLRALVLKREDRRIELHVKPVGEDAWALVALSGPEDGQPERHKCQGPYNSAAQAEAALRGVAGSLLAQSYEPAPDEHVVWTVSAQRHARTIRRGRDANTGVYVFDPDQHEPLW, encoded by the coding sequence ATGAAGCTGCATTACTTCAGTGGTCGAACTCCTCTCCGCGCGCTTGTGTTGAAGCGCGAGGACCGGCGTATTGAGCTTCATGTTAAGCCGGTGGGTGAGGACGCCTGGGCGCTGGTGGCGCTCAGCGGCCCCGAAGATGGCCAGCCCGAGCGTCACAAGTGCCAGGGGCCGTATAATAGCGCCGCTCAGGCCGAGGCCGCGTTGCGTGGTGTCGCCGGTTCCCTGCTGGCGCAAAGCTACGAACCGGCACCCGACGAGCATGTGGTGTGGACGGTGAGCGCACAGCGCCATGCCCGCACGATTCGCCGCGGCCGAGATGCCAACACCGGCGTTTACGTCTTCGATCCTGACCAGCACGAGCCGCTCTGGTAA
- a CDS encoding DUF2288 domain-containing protein, which translates to MSAAMPPKDTRDKLNLETAQVPWRDLQTYFARGQVVFVSESLDLLEVGEALAADDKVRFQQWMSEGAVGDVPVERAQSWYDSDARLWAVVIAPWVLVQDRNTRN; encoded by the coding sequence ATGTCTGCAGCCATGCCCCCGAAAGACACTCGCGACAAGCTGAACCTGGAAACGGCACAGGTGCCCTGGCGGGATCTACAGACGTATTTTGCCCGTGGGCAGGTGGTCTTCGTCAGCGAAAGCCTGGATCTACTGGAGGTCGGCGAGGCCTTGGCTGCGGATGACAAGGTCCGGTTTCAGCAGTGGATGAGCGAGGGCGCGGTTGGCGACGTTCCGGTTGAGCGGGCGCAATCCTGGTACGACTCGGACGCCCGACTCTGGGCCGTCGTCATCGCACCCTGGGTACTCGTGCAGGATCGCAATACGCGCAATTAA
- a CDS encoding diguanylate cyclase, with amino-acid sequence MSASDVQGQLDTFQLDTLRDQFANRVTSELDELVQLLGRPMASDGGQRARSALQILQSMGSGARTFGYFTLGCKVRSLELALQAVVDANDANGWDTSSAALGDTFLEHIQGLADLLEPELPARVADIAVSTHPSDDVNEQPSVPMIEPSRVVLLEPDDDAARLLADHLQQRGYLVHRLADTAGLDDIAAQVGSSVPATLVADASFGHRLAELPVVQSGAFLPAIYLSSMDSFELRYLLAQTGAAGFFPRPVDIPLLVGRIERQMAGARETRRGRVLVMAGDAEAGVRYRRALQSADLEVATLSNPRDCLPRLAEFRPDIVLTESRVGAYSSTVLARMIRLQPEWLELPVIHLTPEDADEPALASITDLDDLIVTPIADRQLATGVRARCKRARQLSLAKSRDGLTGLLNARAIRRELANEYARARRNGHDAVLAMIDLDEFQAVNDIHGHVLGDTVMRALAELLARRLRSTDIVGRYDSDAFVAVLPDCSGPDAWGLLDAVGQQLSEHEFESDTGTFRVSLRVSMAQLGTFPSAEAALAAADKALDSHQGVDSPQGGNRSVGGQNAGNDELFFSEAQLF; translated from the coding sequence TTGAGTGCTTCCGATGTCCAAGGTCAACTCGATACCTTTCAACTCGATACCTTAAGGGATCAGTTTGCGAATCGCGTCACGAGTGAACTGGACGAGCTGGTTCAGTTGCTCGGGCGACCGATGGCCAGTGATGGCGGCCAGCGCGCGCGGTCTGCCCTGCAGATTCTCCAGAGCATGGGTAGCGGCGCCAGAACCTTTGGTTACTTCACTCTGGGATGCAAGGTCCGTTCCCTGGAGCTGGCGCTTCAGGCGGTGGTGGATGCCAACGACGCCAACGGCTGGGACACCTCTTCGGCGGCGCTCGGCGATACATTTCTGGAACACATCCAGGGGTTGGCCGACTTACTGGAGCCGGAGCTGCCGGCTAGAGTCGCGGATATCGCCGTAAGCACCCACCCCTCTGATGATGTCAACGAGCAGCCGTCCGTCCCCATGATCGAACCTTCCCGGGTTGTTCTGCTGGAGCCTGACGACGACGCGGCGAGGTTGTTGGCGGACCACTTGCAACAACGGGGCTATCTGGTGCACCGGCTTGCCGATACCGCCGGGCTGGACGATATCGCCGCACAGGTGGGTTCGAGTGTGCCGGCTACTCTGGTTGCCGATGCCAGCTTCGGCCATCGGTTGGCGGAATTGCCCGTCGTGCAGTCCGGTGCATTCCTACCGGCGATCTATCTCTCAAGCATGGATAGCTTCGAGCTGCGCTACCTGCTGGCTCAAACCGGCGCGGCTGGCTTCTTCCCCCGGCCCGTCGACATACCGCTTTTGGTGGGGCGCATTGAACGCCAGATGGCCGGGGCGCGAGAAACCCGCCGTGGCCGTGTACTGGTGATGGCCGGCGATGCGGAGGCGGGCGTGCGTTATCGGCGCGCGCTCCAATCGGCTGACCTGGAGGTGGCTACCCTCAGCAACCCGAGGGATTGCCTGCCGCGCCTAGCAGAATTCCGCCCGGATATTGTCCTGACGGAGAGCCGGGTCGGTGCTTATTCCAGCACTGTATTGGCGCGCATGATTCGCCTGCAGCCGGAGTGGCTGGAGTTGCCCGTAATCCATCTCACGCCGGAAGATGCCGACGAGCCGGCACTGGCGTCCATAACGGATCTGGACGACCTGATCGTCACGCCGATTGCCGATCGGCAACTGGCGACCGGCGTCCGGGCGCGCTGTAAGCGGGCGCGCCAACTGTCCCTCGCGAAGTCCAGAGATGGATTGACGGGGCTGCTGAATGCCAGGGCCATCAGGCGGGAGCTGGCCAACGAGTATGCGCGAGCGCGCCGCAACGGACATGACGCCGTGCTGGCCATGATCGATCTGGATGAATTTCAGGCCGTCAACGATATTCACGGCCATGTCCTGGGTGACACCGTGATGCGCGCGTTGGCCGAGCTACTGGCCCGGCGGTTACGAAGCACCGATATTGTCGGCCGCTACGATAGCGACGCGTTTGTCGCGGTACTGCCCGATTGCTCCGGACCGGACGCTTGGGGCCTGCTGGATGCTGTAGGCCAGCAATTGTCGGAACATGAATTCGAGTCCGATACCGGTACTTTCCGTGTGTCGCTTCGCGTGAGTATGGCGCAGTTGGGCACATTCCCCTCCGCCGAAGCTGCTTTGGCCGCGGCGGACAAGGCACTCGATAGCCACCAGGGCGTCGACAGCCCGCAGGGCGGTAATCGGAGCGTCGGCGGCCAGAATGCGGGCAACGATGAACTTTTCTTCAGTGAGGCCCAGCTGTTTTGA
- the acnA gene encoding aconitate hydratase AcnA: MSKDGISNDSLNTLASLDVAGKTFHYYSLPEAGSTLGELSRLPFSLKVLLENLLRNEDGETVTEDHLKAMAQWLEDRKSDTEIQYRPARVLMQDFTGVPAVVDLAAMRDAMSAAGKDPARINPLSAVDLVIDHSVMVDHFADPTAFKDNVAIEMDRNEERYEFLRWGQQAFDNFRVVPPGTGICHQVNLEYLGQTVWTKEQGGKTFAYPDTLVGTDSHTTMINGLGILGWGVGGIEAEAAMLGQPVSMLIPEVVGFKITGKLREGITATDLVLTVTQMLRERGVVGKFVEFYGDGLKDMPIADRATIANMAPEYGATCGFFPVDEQTLNYLRLTGREEKQIELVEAYAKAQGLWREPGHEPVYTDTLALDMDDVEASLAGPKRPQDRVALKNMKSSFELLMQTSDKDPEPATEHGKLLSEGGQSAVGVEKSYEHAASQDAEYKGQKFRLDPGAVVIAAITSCTNTSNPSVMMAAGLVARKALEKGLMTKPWVKTSLAPGSKVVTEYFKAGGFQEDLDKLGFNLVGYGCTTCIGNSGPLPEPIEAAVEKGDLTVASVLSGNRNFEGRVHPLVKTNWLASPPLVVAYALAGNVRVDLTQDSLGQDQDGNPVYLKDIWPSQAEIAEAVERVKTDMFRTEYAAVFDGDDQWKALKVPESNVYEWSDKSTYIQHPPFFDGISTEPEPVEDVKDARILALLGDSVTTDHISPAGSIKADSPAGRYLQEHGVEPKDFNSYGSRRGNHEVMMRGTFANVRIKNEMLDGVEGGYTRHVPSGEQMAIYDAAMKYQEDDTQLVVIAGKEYGTGSSRDWAAKGTRLLGVQAVVAESFERIHRSNLIGMGVMPLQFPEGTDRKALKLTGEETISLTGMAGEPKPGQKVTMTVAYPDGKEETVDLVSRIDTVNEAKYFINGGILHYVLREMIKAA, translated from the coding sequence ATGTCGAAAGACGGTATCAGTAACGACAGTCTGAATACCCTTGCTAGCCTGGACGTGGCCGGCAAAACCTTCCACTACTATAGCCTGCCGGAGGCGGGTAGCACGCTGGGCGAACTCTCCCGGCTACCGTTCTCCCTCAAGGTATTGCTCGAGAATCTCCTGCGCAACGAAGACGGCGAAACGGTCACCGAGGACCACCTCAAAGCCATGGCCCAGTGGCTCGAAGACCGTAAATCCGATACCGAAATCCAATATCGGCCGGCCCGCGTTCTGATGCAGGATTTTACTGGCGTACCGGCGGTGGTGGATCTCGCGGCCATGCGTGACGCCATGAGCGCGGCGGGCAAAGATCCGGCGCGTATCAACCCGCTTTCCGCCGTGGACCTGGTGATCGACCACTCGGTGATGGTGGACCACTTTGCCGATCCGACCGCCTTCAAAGACAACGTCGCCATCGAAATGGATCGCAACGAGGAGCGTTACGAGTTCCTGCGTTGGGGGCAACAGGCGTTCGACAACTTCCGCGTGGTACCGCCCGGTACCGGTATTTGTCATCAGGTCAATCTGGAATACCTGGGGCAAACCGTATGGACTAAGGAGCAGGGCGGCAAGACGTTCGCCTACCCGGATACGCTGGTGGGCACCGATTCCCATACCACCATGATCAACGGCCTGGGCATCCTCGGTTGGGGTGTCGGCGGTATCGAGGCGGAAGCCGCGATGCTGGGTCAGCCAGTATCCATGCTGATCCCGGAAGTCGTCGGCTTCAAGATCACCGGCAAACTGCGTGAAGGCATTACGGCCACCGACCTGGTACTGACCGTCACCCAGATGTTGCGCGAGCGCGGCGTGGTCGGCAAATTCGTGGAATTCTACGGCGATGGCCTGAAAGACATGCCCATCGCTGACCGAGCGACGATTGCCAACATGGCACCGGAATACGGCGCAACATGTGGCTTCTTCCCGGTGGATGAGCAAACCCTCAACTATCTGCGTCTGACCGGCCGCGAAGAGAAGCAGATCGAGCTGGTCGAAGCCTATGCCAAGGCCCAGGGCCTGTGGCGCGAGCCTGGCCACGAGCCGGTCTACACCGACACCCTCGCGTTGGATATGGACGACGTCGAAGCCAGCCTCGCCGGGCCAAAGCGGCCCCAGGACCGGGTCGCCCTGAAGAATATGAAGTCCTCGTTCGAATTGCTGATGCAGACTTCGGACAAAGACCCTGAACCGGCGACCGAACACGGCAAGCTGCTCTCCGAAGGCGGCCAGTCGGCAGTGGGCGTCGAGAAAAGCTACGAACACGCGGCCAGTCAGGACGCCGAATACAAGGGACAAAAATTCCGTCTCGACCCCGGCGCCGTGGTGATTGCCGCGATCACGTCCTGTACCAACACCTCCAATCCCAGCGTAATGATGGCCGCCGGCCTGGTGGCGCGTAAGGCGCTGGAAAAAGGTCTGATGACCAAGCCCTGGGTTAAAACCTCCCTGGCGCCAGGCTCCAAGGTGGTGACCGAATACTTCAAGGCCGGCGGTTTCCAGGAAGACCTGGACAAGCTGGGCTTCAACCTGGTGGGCTATGGCTGCACCACCTGTATCGGTAATTCAGGCCCGTTGCCGGAGCCCATCGAGGCGGCTGTGGAAAAAGGCGATCTGACCGTGGCCTCGGTCCTGTCCGGCAACCGCAACTTTGAGGGCCGGGTCCATCCGTTGGTGAAAACCAATTGGCTCGCCTCGCCGCCGCTGGTGGTCGCTTATGCGCTGGCGGGCAATGTGCGCGTTGACCTGACACAGGATTCGCTGGGCCAGGATCAGGACGGCAACCCGGTGTATCTCAAAGATATCTGGCCGAGCCAGGCGGAGATCGCCGAAGCGGTGGAAAGAGTCAAAACCGATATGTTCCGCACGGAGTACGCCGCCGTGTTTGACGGCGACGACCAGTGGAAGGCGCTGAAGGTGCCGGAGAGCAATGTGTACGAGTGGTCCGATAAGTCCACCTACATCCAGCATCCACCCTTCTTCGACGGGATAAGCACTGAGCCCGAGCCGGTTGAAGACGTCAAAGACGCCCGCATCCTGGCCCTGTTGGGCGATTCGGTCACCACCGACCACATTTCGCCAGCCGGTTCGATCAAGGCGGACAGCCCCGCCGGACGCTACTTGCAGGAGCATGGCGTCGAGCCCAAAGACTTCAACTCCTACGGTTCCCGCCGGGGTAATCACGAAGTCATGATGCGCGGCACCTTTGCCAACGTGCGCATCAAGAACGAAATGCTCGACGGCGTCGAGGGCGGCTATACCCGTCACGTGCCTTCCGGGGAACAAATGGCGATCTACGATGCGGCCATGAAATACCAGGAAGACGACACGCAGCTGGTGGTGATCGCCGGGAAGGAATACGGTACCGGGTCAAGCCGTGACTGGGCGGCCAAGGGCACCCGGTTGCTCGGCGTGCAAGCCGTGGTGGCCGAATCCTTCGAGCGTATCCACCGCTCCAACCTGATCGGCATGGGCGTGATGCCCCTTCAGTTCCCGGAAGGTACGGACCGCAAGGCGCTCAAGCTGACCGGTGAAGAAACCATCAGCCTGACCGGTATGGCGGGCGAGCCCAAGCCGGGGCAGAAAGTCACCATGACGGTGGCCTATCCTGACGGTAAGGAAGAAACGGTCGATCTGGTGTCCCGTATCGACACCGTCAATGAGGCCAAGTACTTCATCAATGGCGGCATCCTGCACTATGTGCTGAGGGAGATGATCAAGGCCGCCTGA
- a CDS encoding methyl-accepting chemotaxis protein, whose amino-acid sequence MGIRLKLIIGMGAALLISIFIMVALNIVQMRGLLDRYLLGTALPASLESIARSVERDLQTPITASNMIAANTFLKDWIGDGEPAAGLGEAVRYLESVRSQNDAASAHFVSAATGNYYSQNGIDRVLSRSNDAWFYDFIASGQDMALSMDVDKTTGQPTLFINARMEMAGKAVAVTGIGLGLGQMAERIRGFRFAETGIVYLVSSEGDIDIHPDLAMTGESLSSAVTSQTAAGLLEQAGYTMGEFERNGEDYVAASVPLEGLDWRVVAEVPSDEIYGAASRANAVSLVAGIVVMAIFLGIVALVATRLTQPLTRITRALTEIGKGGGDLTRRLDVESRDEIGELAGGFNQFVGAQREMIRGLLDTAERLKGFVEQVSQVMAASTTRAGEQSRLTESVATAVYEMETTVQEIARSATETANQLEQVGQHASNIREGMADSIKQVTGMANDIRESASAIQQLAREVDDIGRVIDVINDISDQTNLLALNAAIEAARAGEHGRGFSVVADEVRNLAKKTQASTEEIRAIIERLQDGSNRSVKAMQAGEKATESTVKTTQGMGDALEEIGASVDRIVGMSHQVAAATEEQSSVTEDISRNVQNIAELSTRSSEEMTSVNQEIDELREMADDLAAQMRAFRLD is encoded by the coding sequence ATGGGTATTCGTCTGAAATTGATCATTGGCATGGGCGCGGCCCTTTTGATCAGCATCTTTATCATGGTCGCGCTCAACATCGTTCAGATGCGTGGATTGCTTGACCGCTATTTATTGGGGACCGCGCTGCCCGCCAGCCTGGAATCCATCGCCCGCTCGGTCGAGCGGGATCTACAGACGCCGATTACGGCTTCGAATATGATCGCAGCCAATACCTTTCTCAAGGACTGGATCGGTGACGGCGAACCTGCGGCGGGACTCGGCGAAGCGGTGCGCTATCTGGAATCGGTTCGCAGCCAGAATGATGCTGCTTCCGCTCATTTTGTCTCAGCGGCGACCGGCAACTATTACTCCCAAAACGGCATCGACCGGGTGCTCTCCCGGTCGAACGACGCCTGGTTCTACGATTTCATCGCCAGTGGCCAAGACATGGCCCTCTCGATGGATGTGGACAAAACGACCGGGCAGCCCACGCTATTTATTAACGCCCGTATGGAGATGGCGGGCAAAGCCGTGGCGGTTACCGGAATCGGCCTGGGGCTCGGTCAGATGGCTGAGCGCATCCGCGGGTTCCGTTTTGCCGAGACGGGTATCGTTTACCTGGTCTCCTCCGAAGGCGACATCGATATCCACCCGGATCTGGCGATGACCGGCGAATCGCTGTCTTCGGCTGTCACGTCCCAGACCGCCGCCGGTTTGCTGGAGCAAGCGGGTTACACCATGGGTGAGTTTGAGCGCAATGGCGAAGACTACGTTGCCGCCAGTGTGCCGCTGGAAGGTTTGGATTGGCGTGTGGTTGCGGAAGTGCCGTCCGACGAGATCTACGGCGCCGCCAGCCGCGCCAACGCTGTTTCATTAGTGGCGGGCATCGTGGTTATGGCGATTTTCCTCGGTATCGTTGCCTTGGTAGCCACCCGTTTGACCCAACCGCTGACCCGGATTACCCGCGCGCTGACCGAAATCGGCAAGGGTGGCGGCGACCTGACCCGCCGGCTGGACGTGGAAAGCCGGGATGAAATCGGCGAATTGGCCGGCGGCTTCAACCAGTTCGTCGGCGCCCAGCGGGAGATGATCCGCGGGCTGCTGGATACAGCGGAGCGCCTGAAGGGTTTCGTCGAGCAGGTGTCCCAGGTTATGGCCGCCAGCACCACCCGTGCCGGCGAGCAGAGCCGCCTGACCGAGTCCGTTGCCACGGCGGTTTACGAGATGGAAACCACGGTGCAGGAAATCGCCCGCAGTGCTACCGAAACCGCTAATCAGCTCGAGCAGGTGGGCCAGCACGCCTCGAATATTCGTGAGGGCATGGCTGACTCGATCAAACAGGTTACCGGTATGGCGAACGACATCCGCGAGTCCGCATCGGCTATTCAGCAGCTGGCCCGCGAGGTGGACGATATTGGCCGGGTGATCGACGTGATCAACGATATCTCCGACCAGACCAACCTGCTGGCGCTCAATGCCGCGATTGAGGCGGCACGGGCCGGCGAGCACGGCCGTGGCTTCTCGGTAGTGGCGGACGAGGTGCGCAACCTGGCGAAGAAGACCCAAGCGTCCACCGAGGAGATCCGCGCCATTATCGAGCGCTTGCAGGACGGCTCCAACCGCTCGGTCAAGGCCATGCAGGCTGGCGAGAAGGCCACCGAGTCCACCGTTAAGACCACTCAGGGCATGGGCGACGCGCTGGAAGAGATTGGCGCAAGCGTCGACCGTATTGTCGGCATGAGCCACCAGGTGGCGGCTGCGACCGAGGAGCAGAGCTCCGTTACAGAGGATATTAGCCGCAATGTGCAAAATATCGCCGAATTGAGCACGCGTTCGAGCGAGGAGATGACATCGGTCAACCAGGAAATCGACGAGCTGCGAGAAATGGCGGACGACCTGGCGGCCCAGATGAGGGCCTTCCGCCTGGATTAG